From the genome of Acidihalobacter aeolianus:
CTGATCGACATGCATCTCAACGGGGGGACCTACAATCTGGGTCACCGCAATCCCGAGCTGGTGCAGACGCTGATCGATTCCCTGCAGGAATACGACATCGGCAACCACCATTTCCCCTCGATTGCGCGCGCCGAGCTGGCCGAGCAGCTGGCGTCACTGGCGCCGGCAGGGCTTGAACATGCGATCTATGCGAGCGGCGGCGGCGAGGCGATCGACGTCGCGCTGAAGTCGGCGCGGTATGCCACCCGGCGACGCAAGATCGTATCGCTGGAGAAGTGCTACCACGGCCACACCGGCCTCGCGGTGGCGACCGGCGATCCGCGTTTTTCCGAGCTGTTTCTGTCCAACGGCGCCGCCGGCGAATTCGTCAAGGTACCGTTCAACGATCTTGACGCGATGGTGCGTGCGCTGGCCGGCGACGACGTGGCCGCGGTGATCATCGAAACCATTCCCGCGACCTACGGCTTCCCGCTGCCGGAGCCGGGCTATCTGCAGGGCGTGCGCGAGCTGTGTACCCGCCACGGCGCGATGTACGTGGCCGACGAGGTGCAGACCGGGCTCGGCCGCACCGGCGAACTGTGGTGCGTGGACACCTACGGCGTGACGCCGGACATCCTGGTGACCGCCAAGGGCCTGGGCGGCGGTCTGTATCCGATCGGCGCGGTGCTGGTCAACGACGCGGCCGCGGGCTGGATGGAACAGGACGGTTTCGGTCACATCTCCACCTTCGGCGGCTCGGAACTGGGTTGCCGGGTCGCCTCCAAGGTGCTCGAGATCAGCACGCGTCCGGGCGTGGTCGAGAACGTGCGTGCGATGAGCGCGTACTTCGCCGCGAAACTCGCGATCCTGCGCGAGGAGAGCGACGGCTTCCTGGCCGAGGTGCGCCAGCAGGGTCTGGTGATGGGGTTGCGCTTCGCCCATCCGCAGGGCGCGGTATTCGTCAGCAACGCGCTCTATGCTCACGGCGTATGGGCGATCTTCTCCGGCCTCGATCCCAGCGTGCTGCAGTTCAAGCCGGGCATGCTGATCGACCAGGGGCTGGCCGACGAGGTGCTGGAGGCGCTGCGTCTGAGCCTGCGCCAGGCGCGCGCGGCGGCGGGGGTCTGAGCGATGGCCTACGCCGCGACCGTATCCGATAGCGATCTGGGAGCGATCGGCGAGGCCGTGGCCGGCAACCTGTGGCGCTGGGGGCTGCCCGACGACACGCAGGTTTCCCTGCTCAATCATTCCGAGAACACCACCTACGCGTTGCAGGCCGGCGACCGTCGCTACGTGCTGCGCGTACATCGCCTCGGCTACCACAGCGCGGAGGCCATCGCCATCGAGCTCGACTGGCTGGCCGCGGTCAGCCGCGACACCGCGATCCGTACCGCTGCGCCGATAGCGGGCGCGGATGGCGCGCTGGTGCAGCCGTTTGCGACCCGGCAGCCGGAGGCGCGTCACAGCGTGCTGTTCGAATTCCTCGACGGCGAGGAACCGGACGAATCGGGCGACCTCGCTGCCGCGTTCGAGCAACTCGGCGGCATCACCGCGGAACTGCATGCGCACAGCCGGCGCTGGACCGCCGGCCGGTCGCGGCTCGCACGCCCGGTGTGGGACTTCGAGCATACCCTGGGCGGCCGCCCGATCTGGGGCGAGCCGCGTCACGGCATCGGCGTGACCGCGGTGGTCGCGGCGCAACTCGAGCGCGGCATCCGCGAGGTGCGCACACGCCTGGAGGCCTATGGCGCCGAGGCGCAGCGCTTCGGCCTGATCCATGCCGACCTGCGTCTGGCCAACCTGCTGGTGCACGAGGGCAGGGTGAGCGTGATCGATTTCGACGACTGCGGCTACGGCTGGTTTTTGTACGACCTCGGCAGCGCGCTCAGCTTCATCGAGCATCGCGACTACGTGCCCGCACTGATCGATGCCTGGGTGCGCGGCTACGCGCGGCAGGTGCCGCTGACCGAAGTAGACATCGCCATGATTCCGACCTTCGTGATGATGCGCCGGCTGCTGCTGATCGGCTGGCTGGGCTCGCATCGCGAAACCGATCTTGCCCGCGTGATCGGGCGCGAATTCACCCCGCAGACCTGCGACATGATCGACCGCTATCTGCAAGGCCGGCTGTTTGCCACATGATTGATCGGCATGCTGTTGTGTCTGAAAAGGCGCCAGTCAAGGCGCGAGGAGTGCAGTTTGGTTATTCCAAATAAACGACGGGCAACGCCGAGTGGCGGCCTTTCAGCCGCAACCCGTAGGGTCGGGCCGCTTTTCGCGTCTCGCGGCGCCTGGCGAGCCACGCAAAGCGGCTCCGGCAGCAGTCGCTCAGTCGTGTAAACAGGCCCTAGCGCCCGCACATTCCTGGAGACCCATGAACACGCTACCCGAATCGAAACCCGAACCCCGCTACCGCGACCGCTTGTTCATCGACGGCGAATGGGTCGAGCCGGCGGCGGGCGGCCGTCTGCCGGTGGTCAATCCGGCCACCGAACGTGTGTTCCATGAGGTGGCCGCGGCCATCGCGGAGGACGTGGACCGCGCCGTCGCCGCCGCCCGGGCCGCATTCGCGACCTGGGGAACCACCACGGGCGCCGAGCGCGCCGTCTACCTGCGCGCGATGGCCGCCGAGGTGCGTGCGCGGCGCGACGAGCTGGCGTACATGGAGGTGCTGGACAACGGCAAGCCGCTGCCGGAGGCGCAGTGGGACATCGACGACGTTGCCGGCTGTTTCGACTATTACGCCGACCTGGCCGAGGAACTCGACGAGCGCCAGAACGAGCCGCTCGAACTCGGTGCCGACGGTTTTCGCGGCAGCGTGTGCTACGAGCCGGTGGGCGTGGCCGGGCTGATCGTGCCCTGGAACTACCCCATGCTGATGGCGGCATGGAAGGTCGCGCCGGCGCTTGCCGCGGGCGCCACCTGCGTGCTCAAGCCTTCCGAATACACCCCGTTGACCGCGTTGGAATACGGTGCCGTGGCCGAGGCCGCCGGGTTGCCGCCCGGGGTGCTCAACGTGCTCACCGGCACGGGGCCCGAGGCCGGCGCGCCGCTCGCTGATCACCCCGGCGTCGACAAGCTCGCGTTCACCGGCAGCGTGCCCACCGGCATCAAGGTGATGCATGCCGCGGCCCAGCACGTGAAGACGGTCAGCCTGGAACTCGGCGGCAAGTCGCCCTTCATCGTGTTCGAGGACGCGGACGTCGAGAAGGCCGTGGAATGGATCATGTTCGGCATCTTCTGGAACCAGGGCGAGGTGTGCAGTGCCACTTCGCGTCTGCTGGTGCATGAGGACATCGCGCCGCGGGTGCTCGAGCGCCTGCGCGAGGCCGCACACGAGATCAAGGTCGGCGACGGCCAGGAAGCGGGCACGCTGCTCGGTCCGCTGGTCAGCGAGACGCAGTATCAGCGTGTGCTCGGCTACATCGACATCGGTTTGGCCGAGGGCGCGACCCTGCTTACCGGCGGCCGCCGACCCGCGGGGCTGGAGCAGGGCTACTTCCTGGAGCCCACGGTCTTCGTGGACGTGCGTCGCGAGATGCGCATCTGGCGCGAGGAGATCTTCGGCCCGGTGCTGGCGGTGATGACCTTCGGCGACGAGGCCGAGGCGCTGGCGCTCGCCAACGACAGCGATTTCGGCCTCGCCGCCGCAGTGATGTCCGCCGACCTGGAGCGCTGCGAGCGCGTCAGCCGTGCGCTGCGCGCGGGCATCGTGTGGATCAACTGTTCTCAGCCGACCTTCACCCAGGCGCCGTGGGGCGGCTTCAAGCTGAGCGGCATCGGCCGCGAGCTCGGCCGCTGGGGGCTGCAGAACTATCTCGAAGTCAAACAGATAACACGCTACGAAAGCGGCCGGGCATGGGGGTGGTACCTCAAATGAGAAAACACCTGTCCACATCAACCATCGTCTACTTGCGGGTGTTTATTACGGCGGTCCAAGCGGCCGCGGAGCGATGAGGAGTCGTTCGAGTGGGTAGCAAGGGAACAACAACGGATCCTGGGGTTGTGTTTTGTGCGGGGTGCGGCGTTTCGGCGTGCGGGCCCAGCAGTTCTGTGGGGGTTTCGCGTCTTTTCGTCTTTCTCATTATCAGAGGGTAATTGCATGAGCAAGGTACAAAGTGATATCGGCCTGGGTGGCGCCGGGCAAAGTTCCGGCGTCGGCCTGAAGTCCAACAACCTGACCTTCGTGGAAACCATTGGGCAGTCGATCGCCAATGTGTCGCCGACCTTCATGCCGGCATTGGCCGTCGCGGTGGTTGTGGGCATGGCCGGCCATGCGACGTGGCTGGTGTATGCGCTGGCGACGGTCAGCCTGATGCTGGTGGGCTGGAACCTGAGCCGCCTGGCCAGCCGTTACGCCACCGCCGGTTCCTTCTTCGTCTACATCTCGCGCAGCCTGGGGCCGATCACCGGCGGCATCGTCGGCTGGGGGCTCATCGTGGCCTATCTGGGCACGGCCATGGCAGTCACCGTCGGCGTCAAGGTGTTCCTGGACAGCGTGCTGCAACCGGTCGGCATCAAGCTGCCGGCCATCCTGGTCTATGCGGTCACGGTCGCACTGGTATGGCTGCTGGCCTATCGCGACATCAAGATCTCCTCGCGCGTGGGCCTGACCCTGGAAGGCCTGTCGATCTGCGTCATCCTGTTCCTGCTCGGCGCTATCGTCATGAAGCACACCGGCAGCCTGGTCGACGTCAATCAGCTCGCGCTGAAGGGTTCCAGCGCCGGCAGCGTGGCGCAGGCCGCGGTGTTCGCGATCTTCTCCTTCGTCGGCTTCGAGAGCGCAGCCAGCCTGGGCCAGGAAACGCGTAATCCGCTCAAGACCGTGCCGCGAGCGATCCTCAGCAGCACCCTGATGGTCGGCACCTTCTTCGTGATCGTGACCTACATCATCCTGATCGGTTTCAACGACAACGTCGCCGCACTGGCCAAGGACGGCGCCCCGCTCGACACCCTGTCCGCGGCCGCCGGCGTGCCCTGGCTCGGCACCTTCATCTACATCGGTGCCGCGATCAGCGCCTTCGCCTGCGCCCTGGCTTCGGTCAACGCCGCCTCGCGCCTGCTTTTCTCCATGGGCCGCTATCAGTTCGTGCACAGCTCGATGGGCTTCGTGCATGCCAAGCACCGCACGCCGCACATCGCGGTGACCATCAGCGCGGTGCTGACCTTCATCGTGCCCACGCTGATGCTGAAGATGGATTACCTGACCGCATTCGGCATTCTCGGCACCATCGCGACCTTCGGCTTCGTGCTCGGCTATTTCATGATCTCCGTGGCTGCACCCATCTACATCAAGAAAATGGGTGAGCTCAAGCCCGTCGACGTCATCGTCGGCGTAGTGGCCGCACTGGCGATGCTCGGCGCGTTCGTCGGTAGCGTCTACCCGGTGCCGGACTATCCGTACAACATCCTGCCGTACCTGTTCATCGGCTATCTCGCGGTAGGCCTGGTCTGGCTGTTGATGCTGAAGAAGAAATCCCCGCAGATCCTGCTGAACATCGAGAAGGATCTGGAGGTTTCCGAATCCGAAATCATCGTCGGCAAGAAGTGATCGCCGGCATGCGTACCAGTCTCTGGAAAGAGGGAAATTGAAATGCCTGGCATCGATGAAAGAATTGCCGAGGAGGGTGCGGTGACTGCCGCACCCCACCCTCTGGAACCGCTGTCGGTCGAGGAAGTCCGGCAGGCGGTCTCCGTCCTGAAGCAGGGCAAGGCCGAGGTCGAGTCGATGCGCTTCATGTCGGTGACGCTCAAGGAGCCGAGCAAGTACGCGGTCACCGCGTACGAGGCTGGGGAGGCTCAGCCACGCGAGGTGCACTTCATCATGCTCGACAACCGCGACGGTCAGACCTACGAAGCCGTCGTCTCGCTGAGCGAATCGGCGGTCAAGTCCTGGGTCCACGTGCCCGGGGTGCAGCCGCCGATCCACCTCGACGAGTTCATGGAGTGCGAGAATGCGGTCAAGGCCTCGCCGGAGTGGCAGGAAGCCCTGCGCCGTCGCGGTATCACCAACTTCGAGGACGCCATCGTCGACCCGTGGTCGGCGGGTTACTACGGCGAGGAGGAGTACAGCGGGCATCGCCTTTCCCGTGCGCTGACCTGGATTCGCGAGAGTCATGACGACGTCGGCTACGGACGGCCGGTCGAAGGCGTGATCACCATCGTCGATCTCAACGAGATGCGCGTGCTCAAGGTGGAAGACAACGGCATCGTGCCGTTGCCGCCCCCCTCGGGCAACTACACCGCGAACTCGGTCGGTCCGCTGCGCGACGACCTGAAGCCGCTGGACATCGTCCAGCTCGACGGTCCGAGCTTCGCGGTCGACGGCCACGAGATCTCGTGGCAGCGCTGGAAGTTCCGCATCGGCTTCACGCCGCGCGAGGGCCTGGTACTGTACCAGATCGGCTACGGCGAGGACGGCAGCGAGCGTCCGATCATCTACCGCGCCTCGCTGTCTGAAATGGTGGTGCCCTACGGCGATCCCGGGCCGAACCACAATCGCAAGAACGCCTTCGACGTGGGCGAATACGGCATCGGTCTCCTGTCCAACAGCCTGGAACTGGGCTGCGACTGCCTGGGCACGATCAAGTACTTCGACGCGGTAATGACCGATAGCCGGGGCGAGCCGGTCAAGATCCCGAAGGCGGTGTGCCTGCATGAGGAGGACTACGGCACCCTGTGGAAGCACAGCGACTGGCGCACCAACCATACCGAGGTACGGCGTTCGCGGCGCCTGGTGGTGTCGTTCATCGCCACCGTGGGCAACTACGACTACGGCTTTTTCTGGTACTTCTACCAGACCGGCGACATCCAGCTCGAGGTCAAGCTCACCGGCTGCCTGTCCGTCGGCGCCTTCCCGCCCGGCGAGATGCCCAAGTACGGCACCCTGGTATCGGAGCAGCTGTATGCGCCGATCCACCAGCACTTCTTCAACTTCCGCTTGCACTTCAACGTGGACGGCGACGAGAACGCCATCTACGAGGTCAACACGGTGTCGGAGGAGGCTGGGCCGGGCAATCCGCTGGGCAACGGCTGCTATCCCGTTTCCACGCTGCTCAAGAGCGAGGCCGACGCGCAGCGTCCGATCGCGCCGATGTCCGCGCGCTACTGGAAGATCGTCAACCGCAAGAAGCTCAATCGGCTGGGTCAGCCGGTCGGCTACAAGCTGGTCCACGGCGAAAACGTGTTGTCCTTCGCCACGCCGGGTGCGAGCGTCGTCAATCGCGCAGGCTTCATGCGCAACCACCTGTGGGTCACGCCCTATGCGCCGGAGGAGATGTTCGCGGCGGGCATGTACGTCAATCAGAGCCACGGCGACACCGGGCTGCCGGTCTACACCGCCGCCAACCGTTCCCTGGAGGATCAGGAACTGGTGGTGTGGTACACCTGCGGGCACAACCACATCCCGCGTCCGGAGGACTGGCCGGTGATGCCGGTGGCCTACGTGGGCTTCCACCTCAAGCCGGTCGGCTTCTTCGACATGAACCCGAGCATGGACGTGGCCCCGCCCGAGCTGCGGGCGAGCAGCGAGGTCTGAGGATGGACGCTACCGAGCCGGCACAGGACCAGTGTGCCGTGTGCCGGCTGCGTTTGGGGCGTCGTCCGGTGGTGCGGCTGGTGGACGGCGCCGAGCGGCGCTACTGCTGCACGGCCTGCGCCAGCACCGACTATCTGATCGCGCTGTTGCGGGAAAGGCAGCCGACGCGGCACGAGGGTGACGCGACCTGAGCGCCGCATGCCGACGCGGACTAAGATGCCGCTCAAAGGCCCACGGGCGCCGGGGTACACCGGCGCCCGCGGCGATTTCGGCGAGGACGGGGACGCCATGATCGTGATCGAGCCGAACGGCGTCGGACCGGGACTGGAAATCGGCTTCGTCTCGGTGGCCGGGCGGCGTGCGGTCAACGAGGACTACGCCGGCATCGCGCTCGGTGAAGCCGCCGGTGCCGCAACCCGGGGCGTGGTCGCCGCGCTGGCCGATGGCATGGGCGGTTCGGCCGCCGGCGCGGTGGCCGCCGAAGTGACCGTGCGCAGCTTTCTCGAGGGTTACTATCAGCTGCCGGAAACCCTGGGTCCGGAACGGGCGGCCGCCCGCGCGCTGGATGCGGCCAATGCCTGGGTGCATGCCCAGGGGCGCTCCGACCCACGCCTGACCGCCATGGCCGCGACTTTCGCGGCGCTCATCCTGCGCGGGCGCCAGGCGTATTTCCTGCGTGCCGGCGACATTCGGCTCTATCGCCTGCGCGAAGGCCGTCTGCGGCGCATCGGCGCGGACCATTACGAGCCGGCGGTGATCGGCGGCGTGGTGCTACGCGCGGTCGGGCTGGAACGGGCCATCGCCGCCGACTGGGACGTACTCGGCCTGGCCGAAGGGGATCGTTATCTGCTGTGCAGCGACGGCCTGCACCGCGCTCTGTCCGATGCACGCCTCGCGCCGCTGCTGGCCGAGGCGGATGCGCAGACCGCCGCGCAGCGCCTGATCGAGGCCGCGGTCGCCTTCGGGCGGGACAACGCCAGCGCCGTGGTACTCGACGTGATGGCGCTGCCCGTGCTCGATCTGCACTACCTCGAACGGGTCATCGGCCCGCTGCCGATCGGCGACCCGCCGCGCATCGGCGACACGGTCGACGGCTACCTGCTTGGATCGGTGCTCTATTCGGGACATTACAGCCGCCTGTTCGTGGCCCGGTCCCCGGACCAGCCTCAGGGCGACCCGGTGATCGTCAAGTTTCCGCTGCCGCGGGCGGAGCACGACGAGAACATCCGCCGCTCGTTCCTGCGCGAGACCTGGATTTCCGGGCGGGTGAAGAGTCAGTACCTCATCGATTACCTGCCGCCCGAGCCAGGCCGGCAGACGCGGCTGTACGCGGTCAGCCCGTATTACGACGGCGAGACGCTGGAGACGCGGCTGCAGCGCAGTCCGGTCGGCCTGCGCGAGGGCATCGATATCGCAGGTCGTCTGGCAAAGGCGATAGACACCTTGAATCGGCGCGAGATATTCCACCGCGACATCAAGCCGGAGAACGTGATGTTGCTGCGCGACGGGGGGCTGCGGCTGCTCGATCTCGGTTTCTCGGCCATGCCGGGCGTGCTCGATCCGGCGCCCGCGGAGGTGCCGGGCACGCCGGCCTACATGGCCCCGGAACTGTTTGCCGGCGGCAGCGGCGACGCTCGTTCCGACGTGTTCGCCTTCGGCGTCACGCTGTACCGCATGTTCAGCGGCGGCAAGTCGCCCTACGGGCTGCGTCAGTTTATCCCGCTGCACCGCCACCGGCCCGACCTGCCGGCGTACCTGAGCAGGGTGCTGGAGAAGGGTATGGCGCGCGACCCGGACGAGCGCTATCAGGACGTGCTCGAACTGCTCTATGAACTCGAATATGCCGGCCGCAGGGGCGCACCGGCCGGCGTGGCGCGGCGACGCAGCCTGTACGAGCGCAATCCGCTGCTGTTCTGGCAGGTGACCGCCTGGACGGCGATCGCGGTGGCCTTCGGGCTGCTGGTCGCGCTGGCCAAACCCTGGACCTGATCGAGGAGGCGCATCCCATGTATAGACACACGGTAGGCGACACACGCTACGCCTTCGCGGACCTTAGTACGCTGCTCGCCAAGGCCTCGCCACTGCGTTCCGGCGATCAGTTCGCCGGACTGGCGGCCGAATCGGCGGTGGAACGGGTGGCGGCGCAGCGTGCGCTGGCCGACGTGCCGCTCAGGGCGTTTCTCGAAGAGGCGCTGATTCCCTACGAGGACGACGAGGTTACGCGGCTGATCCTCGACACGCACGACGCGGCCGCCTTCGCGTCGGTCGCGCATCTCACCGTCGGCGGCTTCCGCGACTGGCTGCTGGCCTACGAAACCGATGCCGCCGTGCTGGCGCGGCTCGCACCGGGGCTGACCCCGGAAATGGTCGCCGCGGTGTCCAAGCTGATGAGCCTGCAGGACCTGGTGCTGGTGGCGAGCAAGTGCGAGGTGACCACGCGCTTTCGCAACACCATCGGCCTCAAGGGGCGGCTGGCCACGCGGCTGCAGCCGAACCATCCGACCGACGACCCGCGCGGGGTGGCGGCGAGCGTGCTCGACGGCCTGCTTTACGGCAGCGGCGACGCGGTCATCGGCATCAATCCGGCCAGCGACCACCTGGGCGCTCTGACCACGCTGCTCGAACTCATCGACGAGGTGCGCGAAACCTACCGCATCCCCACGCAGTCCTGTGTGCTGGCCCACGTCACCAGCCAGATCGAGGTGATAGCGCGCGGCGCGCCGGTGGATCTCGTGTTCCAGTCGATCGCAGGCACCGAGGCCGCCAACGCCGGCTTCGGCATCAACCTCGCGCTGCTGGGCGAGGCGCGCGAGGCGGCGCTGTCGCTGGGACGCGGCACGCTCGGCGACAACGTGATGTACTTCGAGACCGGGCAGGGCAGCGCGCTGTCGGCGAACGCGCACCACGGCGTCGACCAGCAGACCTGCGAGGCGCGTGCCTATGCCGTGGCGCGGGCGTTCTCGCCGCTGCTGGTCAACACGGTGGTCGGCTTCATCGGCCCGGAATACCTCTACGACGGCAAGCAGATCGTACGCGCCGGACTGGAAGACCATTTCTGCGGCAAGCTGCTCGGCCTGCCGATGGGCTGCGACGTGTGCTACACCAATCACGCCGAGGCCGACCAGGACGACATGGACGCGCTGCTCACCCTGCTCGGCGCGGCCGGCTGCACCTACATCATGGGCATCCCCGGCGCCGACGACATCATGCTGAACTACCAGAGCACCTCGTTCCACGATGCGCTGTATCTGCGCCAGGTGCTCGGCCTGCGTCCGGCGCCGGAGTTCGAGGCCTGGCTGGAGGCCATGGGCATCGTCGAGGATGGCCGCCGGCTGCGTCCGGCCGAGCCGGCGCATCCCCTGCTGACCCATCCGCTGGCGGCCGGCGAATGAGCGGCGAAGGGCGCAGACTGCCGGGGCAGGCCGATCCATGGCGCGGTCTGAGGCGATTCACCGATGCGCGCATCGCGCTGGGCCGCGTTGGCGGCAGCCAGCCGACCGAGGCGGTGCTCGATTTTCGTCTGGCGCACGCCCAGGCGCGAGATGCCGTGCACCGGGCGCTGGACGTCGACGCGCTGTGCGCGCGTCTCGCGCCGCTGGGGCTGCCGGTGCTGCGCGCGGCCAGCCGTGCGCCCGATCGCGCGAACTACCTGCAGCGTCCCGATCTCGGTCGTGTGCTAGCTCCGGAGGCCGCCGCGCGCCTGGCTGGCGAACCCTCTGCCGGCTACGACGTCGTCTTCGTGTTGGGCGATGGGCTCTCGTCGCTCGCGGTCGAGCGCCACGCGCCGTCCTTGCTGGAGGCCGTGCTGACGCCGTTGCGGACGCAGGGCTGGTGCATCGGTCCGCTGGTCGTCGCCGAGCAGGCGCGCGTGGCACTGGGCGACGAAGTCGGGCAGGCGCTCAACGCATCGCTCGTGGTCGTGCTCATCGGCGAGCGCCCCGGACTGAGTTCGCCCGACAGCCTGGGTGTCTATCTCACCTACGCTCCTCGTCCGGGGCGTCTGAACTCCGAACGCAACTGCATCAGCAACGTCCGCCCCGAGGGGCTTCCCTGCAGCACAGCCGCGCACAAGCTGGTATACCTGCTTGCAGCCGCACGTAGCCGCCGCCTGACCGGTGTCGCCCTCAAGGACGATGCGCCCATACAGATCGACGCGGGAATCTCGCCGACACTCCCGGATGAGTCTTGAGGCGAGACTCGGGTCGCCGGGTGGCTCGAACCGGTGGTACGGTTCGAGCGAAAAAATGACCTTTGACCAGGCGAGATCGTGATAGTTCCTGAAAGATTATTTGTTTGAATGTTCTCGCATTCTTGTTCGTACGGTCACGGTTTCTTAACGAAGGATTCACGATTTCTCACATACCATGCCGCCCTTGATGACGGAGGGGGCACCTCCGTCGACTTTCGGACGAAACCGCGGAGGGTAAGTGGTGAACAGCAAGGGCAAGGGACTGTTTGGGGGTGTTTCGGCGCTGGGTTTGGGCGTCGTCATGATTGCGTCGCCGTTGACAGCGGCACATGCGCAGGGAGACGACAGCACGGATAACGGCCAGCCGGTGCAGATCAAGAAGGTGGTCAAGACCGTGCCGCCCGAAAGGGCCGTGGCCACGGTCAGCAAGGCCAAGGTGGAACATACGAGTCCTTCCAGCAATTTGCTGTCGATTCTCAAGAATGTTCCGGGGTTCAACGTGCTGAGCTCCGGTCCCGGTAACCTGTTGACCAGCGATACGGCCTTCACGCTCAACGGGTTCAACAGCTCCGAGGTCGGCACCACGTTCGACGGTGTGCCGATCATCAATACCTTCCTGGGCGGTATTTACGGTCAGGGCGATGATCATGCGGTAACCCCGCTGACAGTCGGACAGATCAGCAATGTTCAGGTTTACAGCGGCGCCAATACGCCACAGCAGAACTCGCTGGATTCCCTGGGCGGCAACATCAACTTCAGTCCCAAGATGCCCACGAAGGCCCCGGGTGTGGACGTGAACGTGGGCGGCGGTGCCTACGCCAAGCACGGCGACATGAGTACCGTGGGCGTGCAAGCGAATTCGGGGGCGCTCCAGTCGCTGAACGGCTTCAAGGTGCTGGCCCGATACGATCACACCGATACCAACGGCTTTCAGCAGCACGTCTACGCGCATGTCAATTCGTATTATCTGGCCGCCGTGCAGCCGCTCGATCAGGGGCTGACGCAGCTGAGCCTGATCGTTGCCCACAACGACGAAAAGGCGCAGATGCCGGAGATGATTCCGTCCGCGTTGATCGATCAGTTCGGCAGCGATTATCAGTACCCCACCGATGTGGCGCGCAACTGGGTCGATTCGCATGCGACTCACGTGATCCTGGGGCTTAACTCGCTCCTCAATCCCATGGCCGTCGGCGGCTTCAAGGTTTTCTACAACCAGACGAAGAACGACCGTACCGCATATGCCAATCCGATCTACAACAACTCGTATCTGGGCTATGGCTTGCCCACGCATCTGAAGAGTTCGTCGGCGCTCAATGGGTACGGTAACAACTTCAATATTTACAATGCTGCGCTGGCGACCCAGATGTTCGGTTCCGCAGCAGCCGGTACGCAGTACCAGCATTACATCGACAACTACCACAACTTCGGCGCCAAGATCCACCTGAGCCTGTTGCTGCCGTCGAATACGGTGACCGTCGGCGGCATGGCGATGCAGGCCAAGGAGCTTTCCGAGGAAGGTTGGTACGGTTCCAAGCCGGCACCCATCTCGACGGGTTACAACGCGGCCTGGGTGGAACACGACGGACGTAATTACTGGGATGCTTATGCCCAGGACAACATGTCCTTGCTGAAGGGGCGTTTGCATATCTATCCCGGCGTCAAGTATGCGCAGGTTTCGATGTTCGCAGCCGATGATCCCGCGTACTACTACTACTACGGCGGATCCACCGGCAAGACCTTCACCTATGCCGAGCCTTCCATCGGCGTGACCTTCAGCCCCGCCAAGCCGGTCGAGCTGTATGCCAACTACGGCCGCACCTACAAGGCGCCGAACATCAGCGCGATCTATAGCCTGATCGGTTCCACCCCGATGCCGCAGCCGATCACGGTGAAGCCCGAATATGTCGACAGCGTCGATGCCGGTATCCGCTACAGCAGTGCTTTCGGCAAGTTCTCAGCGGCTGTGTACGATCGGCATTTCACCCATATCTTCAGCTATTCCTACAGCAACGTGACGGGTGTGACCCAGGAATACAACGCGGGTACGGCGGATTACAAGGGTTTCACGCTCGCCGCCGAAAAGCCGCTGCT
Proteins encoded in this window:
- a CDS encoding primary-amine oxidase; its protein translation is MPGIDERIAEEGAVTAAPHPLEPLSVEEVRQAVSVLKQGKAEVESMRFMSVTLKEPSKYAVTAYEAGEAQPREVHFIMLDNRDGQTYEAVVSLSESAVKSWVHVPGVQPPIHLDEFMECENAVKASPEWQEALRRRGITNFEDAIVDPWSAGYYGEEEYSGHRLSRALTWIRESHDDVGYGRPVEGVITIVDLNEMRVLKVEDNGIVPLPPPSGNYTANSVGPLRDDLKPLDIVQLDGPSFAVDGHEISWQRWKFRIGFTPREGLVLYQIGYGEDGSERPIIYRASLSEMVVPYGDPGPNHNRKNAFDVGEYGIGLLSNSLELGCDCLGTIKYFDAVMTDSRGEPVKIPKAVCLHEEDYGTLWKHSDWRTNHTEVRRSRRLVVSFIATVGNYDYGFFWYFYQTGDIQLEVKLTGCLSVGAFPPGEMPKYGTLVSEQLYAPIHQHFFNFRLHFNVDGDENAIYEVNTVSEEAGPGNPLGNGCYPVSTLLKSEADAQRPIAPMSARYWKIVNRKKLNRLGQPVGYKLVHGENVLSFATPGASVVNRAGFMRNHLWVTPYAPEEMFAAGMYVNQSHGDTGLPVYTAANRSLEDQELVVWYTCGHNHIPRPEDWPVMPVAYVGFHLKPVGFFDMNPSMDVAPPELRASSEV
- a CDS encoding bifunctional protein-serine/threonine kinase/phosphatase, encoding MPTRTKMPLKGPRAPGYTGARGDFGEDGDAMIVIEPNGVGPGLEIGFVSVAGRRAVNEDYAGIALGEAAGAATRGVVAALADGMGGSAAGAVAAEVTVRSFLEGYYQLPETLGPERAAARALDAANAWVHAQGRSDPRLTAMAATFAALILRGRQAYFLRAGDIRLYRLREGRLRRIGADHYEPAVIGGVVLRAVGLERAIAADWDVLGLAEGDRYLLCSDGLHRALSDARLAPLLAEADAQTAAQRLIEAAVAFGRDNASAVVLDVMALPVLDLHYLERVIGPLPIGDPPRIGDTVDGYLLGSVLYSGHYSRLFVARSPDQPQGDPVIVKFPLPRAEHDENIRRSFLRETWISGRVKSQYLIDYLPPEPGRQTRLYAVSPYYDGETLETRLQRSPVGLREGIDIAGRLAKAIDTLNRREIFHRDIKPENVMLLRDGGLRLLDLGFSAMPGVLDPAPAEVPGTPAYMAPELFAGGSGDARSDVFAFGVTLYRMFSGGKSPYGLRQFIPLHRHRPDLPAYLSRVLEKGMARDPDERYQDVLELLYELEYAGRRGAPAGVARRRSLYERNPLLFWQVTAWTAIAVAFGLLVALAKPWT
- a CDS encoding ethanolamine ammonia-lyase subunit EutB, encoding MYRHTVGDTRYAFADLSTLLAKASPLRSGDQFAGLAAESAVERVAAQRALADVPLRAFLEEALIPYEDDEVTRLILDTHDAAAFASVAHLTVGGFRDWLLAYETDAAVLARLAPGLTPEMVAAVSKLMSLQDLVLVASKCEVTTRFRNTIGLKGRLATRLQPNHPTDDPRGVAASVLDGLLYGSGDAVIGINPASDHLGALTTLLELIDEVRETYRIPTQSCVLAHVTSQIEVIARGAPVDLVFQSIAGTEAANAGFGINLALLGEAREAALSLGRGTLGDNVMYFETGQGSALSANAHHGVDQQTCEARAYAVARAFSPLLVNTVVGFIGPEYLYDGKQIVRAGLEDHFCGKLLGLPMGCDVCYTNHAEADQDDMDALLTLLGAAGCTYIMGIPGADDIMLNYQSTSFHDALYLRQVLGLRPAPEFEAWLEAMGIVEDGRRLRPAEPAHPLLTHPLAAGE
- the eutC gene encoding ethanolamine ammonia-lyase subunit EutC, coding for MSGEGRRLPGQADPWRGLRRFTDARIALGRVGGSQPTEAVLDFRLAHAQARDAVHRALDVDALCARLAPLGLPVLRAASRAPDRANYLQRPDLGRVLAPEAAARLAGEPSAGYDVVFVLGDGLSSLAVERHAPSLLEAVLTPLRTQGWCIGPLVVAEQARVALGDEVGQALNASLVVVLIGERPGLSSPDSLGVYLTYAPRPGRLNSERNCISNVRPEGLPCSTAAHKLVYLLAAARSRRLTGVALKDDAPIQIDAGISPTLPDES